A window from Streptomyces sp. NBC_00299 encodes these proteins:
- a CDS encoding Flp family type IVb pilin, with translation MSNWINTTVEYLRSRAVRDDKGQTAVEYLGIIAVVVAIVLAITGTDIGQTIYDAIVEQIDELTG, from the coding sequence ATGAGCAACTGGATCAACACCACCGTCGAGTACTTGCGCTCCCGTGCCGTGCGCGACGACAAGGGGCAGACGGCGGTGGAGTATCTGGGGATCATCGCGGTGGTGGTGGCGATTGTGTTGGCCATTACGGGGACGGACATCGGGCAGACGATCTACGACGCGATTGTGGAGCAGATCGACGAACTCACCGGATGA
- a CDS encoding DUF5936 domain-containing protein translates to MGIGLGQLGLVLALVMALSVWGIFAGIRMYRAEAKLPSDLALALEIGATRTGAVDSLIDRMGMRYAPAVLRLMGPKLVARYRRKIDLAGNPGGLTIDRYAARRAVYGFLGAVGFLVFLLRGQVLVALLLLAFGAFWTEVGIWSAIRIRKDEIERTLPDFLDVLAVVVSAGLGFRQALDRVASKYEGPWADELRITLRQMDLGMSRRQAFAELRRRNDSEQVAMFVTALQQGEELGAPIVDTLVALAKDMRRTDAQNARRKAARAVPRATLMITTFMVPATMILLGAGLLLGSGTDFGSLTGE, encoded by the coding sequence ATGGGAATCGGACTCGGACAACTGGGACTTGTGCTGGCTCTGGTGATGGCCCTCAGCGTGTGGGGGATCTTCGCCGGCATCCGCATGTACCGCGCGGAGGCCAAACTGCCCAGCGATCTCGCGCTGGCCCTGGAGATCGGCGCGACCCGCACCGGCGCCGTGGACTCGCTCATCGACCGCATGGGCATGCGCTACGCCCCCGCAGTACTGCGCCTGATGGGCCCGAAGCTGGTCGCCAGGTACCGCCGCAAGATCGACCTGGCGGGCAACCCCGGCGGCCTCACCATCGACCGCTATGCGGCAAGGCGCGCGGTGTACGGCTTCCTGGGCGCGGTCGGCTTCCTGGTGTTCCTGCTCCGGGGCCAGGTACTGGTCGCCCTGCTCCTGCTGGCGTTCGGCGCCTTCTGGACGGAGGTCGGCATCTGGTCGGCGATCCGGATCAGGAAGGACGAGATCGAACGCACCCTGCCCGACTTCCTGGACGTCCTGGCGGTGGTGGTCAGCGCGGGCCTGGGCTTCCGCCAGGCACTCGACAGGGTCGCGTCCAAGTACGAGGGCCCCTGGGCGGACGAACTGCGCATCACCCTGCGCCAGATGGACCTCGGCATGAGCCGCCGCCAGGCCTTCGCGGAACTGCGTCGCCGCAACGACTCCGAACAGGTGGCGATGTTCGTGACGGCGCTCCAGCAGGGCGAGGAACTGGGCGCGCCGATCGTCGACACGCTGGTCGCCCTCGCCAAGGACATGCGCCGCACCGACGCCCAGAACGCCCGCCGGAAGGCAGCCAGGGCGGTGCCGCGCGCCACGCTGATGATCACGACGTTCATGGTGCCGGCCACGATGATCCTGCTGGGGGCGGGACTGCTGCTGGGGTCCGGGACGGACTTCGGGTCGTTGACGGGGGAGTAG
- a CDS encoding DUF192 domain-containing protein, translated as MGRRWRDGRGTLVVHGERGDVVSVPLEIAASYRARTKGLLGRDSLDGAMLLTPAGSVHTFRMRMPIDVAYLDRRLNVIAVRTMSPGRLGLPRLRSRHVLEAEAGAMAGWGVRAGVRVTVEV; from the coding sequence ATGGGGCGGCGGTGGCGGGACGGCCGGGGAACGCTGGTCGTTCACGGGGAACGGGGGGATGTCGTCTCGGTGCCCCTGGAAATCGCCGCGTCCTATCGAGCCCGTACAAAGGGGCTGCTGGGGCGGGATTCCCTCGACGGGGCGATGCTGCTCACGCCGGCCGGCAGCGTGCATACCTTCCGGATGCGCATGCCCATCGACGTCGCCTATCTCGACCGACGGCTGAACGTCATCGCCGTGCGCACGATGTCACCGGGGCGGCTGGGCCTGCCCCGACTTCGTTCACGCCATGTGCTGGAGGCGGAGGCCGGGGCCATGGCCGGGTGGGGGGTGCGGGCCGGGGTGCGGGTGACTGTCGAGGTGTAG
- a CDS encoding CpaF family protein produces the protein MSLRSRINAPEENAGRGEDGHLVASYRAKLLEEIDLAEMSSLAAAERRARLERVLGHIISREGPVLSTVERSQLIRRVVDEALGLGILEPLLEDASITEIMVNGPDAIFVERGGRVEQLPLRFPSHDQLMQTIERIVSTVNRRVDESNPMVDARLPSGERVNVIIPPLSLTGATLTIRRFPRSFTLHEMTGLGSLDEPMVYLLAGLVQAKFNIIVSGATGTGKTTLLNALSGLIPESERIITIEDSAELQLQQGHVIRLESRPPNVEGKGQVSIRDLVRNSLRMRPDRIVVGEVRGGESLDMLQAMSTGHDGSLATVHANSAEDALMRLKTLASMSDVSVPFEALHDQINSAVDVIIQLTRFPDGARRITEIAILDSHGAEPYRLATVARFHAQPMTPDGRVHGAFAYFPLPRRTADRLYMASQPIPQAFGVAQSPLELATREAR, from the coding sequence ATGAGCCTGAGGTCACGCATCAACGCCCCGGAGGAGAACGCCGGCCGGGGCGAGGACGGTCACCTGGTCGCCTCGTACCGGGCCAAGCTCCTGGAGGAGATCGACCTCGCGGAGATGAGCTCGCTGGCAGCGGCCGAGCGCAGGGCGCGCCTGGAACGAGTCCTCGGGCACATCATCAGCCGTGAGGGCCCTGTCCTTTCGACGGTCGAGCGCTCGCAGCTGATCCGCCGAGTCGTCGACGAGGCACTCGGCCTGGGCATCCTGGAACCGCTGCTCGAAGACGCGTCGATCACCGAGATCATGGTGAACGGCCCGGACGCGATCTTCGTCGAACGAGGCGGCCGCGTCGAGCAGTTGCCGCTCCGCTTCCCCTCCCACGACCAGCTGATGCAGACCATCGAGCGGATCGTCTCGACGGTGAACCGGCGCGTCGACGAGTCGAACCCGATGGTGGACGCACGCCTGCCGTCCGGTGAGCGCGTGAACGTCATCATCCCGCCGCTGTCCCTGACCGGCGCGACCCTGACGATCCGCCGCTTCCCCCGCTCCTTCACCCTGCACGAGATGACCGGCCTCGGCTCGCTCGACGAGCCCATGGTGTATCTGCTGGCCGGGCTCGTGCAGGCGAAGTTCAACATCATCGTCTCGGGCGCGACGGGCACCGGCAAGACGACGCTGCTCAACGCGCTGTCGGGCCTGATCCCCGAGTCCGAACGCATCATCACCATCGAGGACTCGGCCGAACTCCAGCTCCAGCAGGGGCACGTCATCCGGCTGGAGTCCCGCCCGCCGAACGTCGAGGGCAAGGGCCAGGTCAGCATCCGGGACCTGGTCCGCAACTCCCTGCGCATGCGCCCCGACCGCATCGTCGTCGGTGAGGTCCGCGGCGGCGAGTCCCTCGACATGCTCCAGGCGATGTCCACCGGCCACGACGGCTCCCTCGCCACCGTCCACGCCAACAGCGCCGAGGACGCCCTGATGCGGCTGAAGACCCTCGCGTCCATGTCCGACGTGTCGGTCCCCTTCGAGGCGCTGCACGACCAGATCAACAGCGCGGTGGACGTGATCATCCAGCTGACCCGGTTCCCGGACGGCGCCCGCAGAATCACCGAGATCGCGATCCTGGACAGCCACGGGGCGGAGCCGTACCGGCTGGCCACGGTGGCCCGCTTCCACGCCCAGCCCATGACGCCGGACGGCCGCGTCCACGGCGCCTTCGCGTACTTCCCCCTCCCGCGCCGCACCGCCGACCGCCTCTACATGGCGAGCCAGCCGATACCCCAGGCCTTCGGCGTCGCCCAGTCCCCGCTCGAGCTCGCCACCCGAGAAGCCAGGTAG
- a CDS encoding winged helix DNA-binding domain-containing protein yields the protein MTANASRTITWDEASARRTERQFLARPAAHGTPVADVVGAMLGAHAQVLSAAEVSVGVRASGVTRADVRAALWEDRSLVKTFGPRGTVHLLPAAELALWCGALSAIPTGPSPFPPDIAVTEEQAEQIVAAIGDALDGVCLTVEELSEEVVARTGPWAGDRVMPAFQDLWPRWRQVMHRAGQSGALCFGPNRGRKVTYTRPQGVGPVPGPGPAGEAALRELVRRYLRAYGPATPQHFAKWLAAPAGWAVALFGELAGAGEIEEVSFEGAAAWVAAGDVEFPAEKVRGVRLLPYFDAYAIAAQPRQTLFPGEAYRRALAGGQAGNFPVLLVDGVVAGVWHQRRSGRRTTVTVELTGRRLTARQERELGEQGERVGEVLEAKAELVVGKVTVGPHA from the coding sequence ATGACAGCGAACGCGAGCAGGACCATCACGTGGGACGAGGCGAGCGCACGGCGTACGGAACGGCAGTTCCTGGCACGTCCCGCCGCGCACGGCACGCCGGTCGCCGATGTGGTGGGGGCGATGCTGGGCGCGCACGCGCAGGTGCTGTCCGCGGCCGAGGTGTCGGTGGGGGTACGGGCTTCCGGGGTGACGCGGGCCGACGTACGGGCCGCGCTCTGGGAGGACCGCTCGCTGGTGAAGACGTTCGGTCCGCGCGGAACCGTGCATCTGCTGCCCGCCGCAGAGTTGGCGCTGTGGTGCGGCGCGCTGAGCGCGATTCCGACGGGCCCGAGCCCCTTCCCGCCGGACATCGCTGTGACGGAGGAGCAGGCGGAGCAGATCGTGGCCGCCATCGGGGACGCCCTCGACGGGGTGTGCCTGACCGTGGAGGAACTGAGCGAGGAGGTCGTGGCGCGCACGGGTCCGTGGGCCGGGGACCGGGTGATGCCCGCCTTCCAGGACCTGTGGCCGCGCTGGCGGCAGGTCATGCACCGGGCCGGCCAGTCGGGCGCCCTGTGCTTCGGCCCGAACCGGGGGCGGAAGGTGACGTACACCCGGCCGCAGGGGGTCGGACCGGTACCCGGTCCGGGGCCGGCGGGCGAGGCGGCGCTGCGGGAGCTCGTACGGCGGTATCTGCGCGCGTACGGCCCGGCGACGCCGCAGCACTTCGCCAAGTGGCTGGCTGCACCCGCGGGGTGGGCGGTGGCGCTGTTCGGGGAGCTGGCGGGGGCCGGGGAGATCGAGGAGGTGTCGTTCGAGGGGGCGGCGGCCTGGGTGGCGGCGGGTGACGTGGAGTTTCCGGCCGAGAAGGTGCGTGGCGTGCGGCTGCTGCCCTACTTCGACGCGTACGCCATCGCCGCACAGCCGCGGCAGACACTGTTCCCCGGGGAGGCGTACCGGCGGGCGCTGGCGGGTGGGCAGGCGGGGAACTTTCCGGTGCTGCTGGTGGACGGGGTGGTGGCCGGGGTCTGGCACCAACGGCGCTCGGGCCGTCGTACGACGGTGACGGTGGAGCTGACCGGGCGGCGTCTGACGGCACGGCAGGAGCGGGAGCTGGGCGAGCAGGGGGAGCGGGTGGGGGAAGTGCTGGAGGCGAAAGCGGAGTTGGTGGTCGGGAAGGTGACCGTCGGACCGCATGCGTGA
- a CDS encoding sensor histidine kinase, producing MPVSMRGGTGVGTGTGQGVGAGPGAPAAAPGFALPLRRRWKSRLSLLFRLSRPSRAAGERVPSAAIPLQINALQAMCRQVFGFRLAMIALAAPAALLNATPGVGTRLMGAAVVVTFMGSYALFRDWERFGPLLLRHPTLLAVDTLFTALLLISAGPDTTLAYVSVCTPLLAGIVYGYRGAAVFASVQSLILLLAYAINKEAQAGSGLAEKLLLPGLCVITGALGSSLRNLMLRFGTATQALTTIQARLAVTEAVGAERARLAREMHDSVAKTLHGVALAADGLALSAASASMDPARVSRQAELVARAARRAAAESRELLADLRRESDPDHATDITPELAARTEAFTKRTGMTATYDTLGEAARTALPVPPAVARHLLTITEEAMENAHRHAAATRVDVRAGVRAGARGEVLCLTVQDDGQGLPPGTTLEHLRRSGHFGLIGMAERAASIGAGIHIGKGTHARGTEVRLELPLAALTTTKATP from the coding sequence ATGCCGGTGAGCATGCGTGGGGGCACGGGCGTGGGGACGGGCACGGGCCAGGGCGTGGGCGCGGGGCCAGGGGCGCCGGCTGCGGCGCCGGGCTTTGCGCTCCCGCTGCGGCGCCGCTGGAAGTCCCGCCTGTCCCTCTTGTTCCGCCTGTCCCGTCCGTCCCGGGCGGCCGGGGAGCGCGTGCCCTCCGCCGCGATTCCCCTCCAGATAAACGCCCTCCAGGCGATGTGCCGCCAGGTCTTCGGCTTCCGCCTCGCCATGATCGCCCTCGCCGCACCCGCGGCCCTGCTCAACGCGACGCCGGGCGTGGGAACCCGTCTGATGGGCGCCGCGGTCGTGGTCACGTTCATGGGCTCGTACGCCCTGTTCCGCGACTGGGAACGCTTCGGCCCGCTCCTCCTGCGCCACCCCACCCTCCTGGCGGTGGACACCCTCTTCACCGCCCTCCTCCTCATCTCCGCGGGTCCCGACACCACGCTGGCCTACGTCAGCGTCTGCACGCCCCTGCTCGCCGGCATCGTCTACGGCTACCGGGGCGCGGCCGTGTTCGCGAGCGTGCAGTCGCTGATCCTGCTGCTGGCCTACGCCATCAACAAGGAGGCGCAGGCGGGCAGCGGCCTGGCGGAGAAGCTCCTGCTCCCGGGCCTGTGCGTCATCACGGGCGCCCTCGGCTCGTCGCTGCGCAACCTCATGCTCCGCTTCGGCACGGCCACGCAGGCCCTGACGACGATCCAGGCGCGGCTGGCGGTGACCGAGGCGGTCGGCGCGGAACGGGCCCGCCTGGCCCGCGAGATGCACGACTCGGTGGCGAAGACACTGCACGGCGTGGCGCTGGCGGCGGACGGGCTGGCGCTCTCCGCGGCGTCGGCGTCGATGGACCCGGCCCGCGTCAGCCGGCAGGCCGAACTGGTGGCCCGCGCGGCACGCCGAGCCGCCGCGGAGTCCCGGGAACTCCTGGCGGACCTGCGCCGCGAGTCCGACCCGGACCACGCGACGGACATCACGCCGGAACTGGCCGCCCGTACCGAGGCGTTCACGAAGCGCACGGGCATGACAGCCACGTACGACACTCTGGGCGAGGCCGCCCGCACCGCCCTCCCGGTGCCACCGGCGGTCGCCCGCCACCTCCTCACCATCACCGAGGAGGCCATGGAGAACGCCCACCGTCACGCGGCCGCGACCCGGGTCGACGTACGAGCGGGCGTGCGGGCGGGCGCACGGGGCGAGGTGCTGTGCCTGACGGTCCAGGACGACGGTCAGGGCCTGCCCCCCGGCACGACACTCGAACACCTCCGCCGCTCGGGCCACTTCGGCCTGATCGGCATGGCCGAACGAGCCGCCTCGATAGGCGCAGGCATCCACATCGGCAAGGGCACCCACGCGCGCGGCACGGAGGTCCGCCTCGAACTCCCGCTGGCGGCACTGACGACGACGAAGGCGACCCCATGA
- a CDS encoding class I SAM-dependent methyltransferase, with amino-acid sequence MGQDSRSFEELVAEGAAVPTEGWDFSWFEGRATEARPSWGYAVSLADRLAGATAALDLQTGGGEVLDFALGRAPEAPPLTVATEGWPPNVAKATALLAARGVAVVASPEDAPLPFADGAFDLVTSRHPVRAHWPEISRVLRPGGTYFAQHVGPHSVFELVEYFLGSQPDEVRSGRHPDRERADAEAAGLEIVDLRAEELRMEFHDIAAVVHFLRKVVWMVPGFTVEAYRPHLRALHERIESEGPFVAHSTRHLFEARKPGF; translated from the coding sequence ATGGGACAGGACAGCAGGTCGTTCGAGGAGCTCGTCGCCGAGGGCGCGGCCGTGCCCACCGAGGGCTGGGACTTCTCCTGGTTCGAGGGGCGGGCCACCGAGGCGCGGCCCAGCTGGGGGTATGCCGTCTCCCTGGCCGACCGGCTGGCCGGCGCGACCGCCGCGCTCGACCTCCAGACCGGGGGCGGGGAAGTGCTGGACTTCGCCCTCGGCCGGGCCCCGGAGGCCCCGCCGCTCACCGTCGCCACCGAGGGCTGGCCGCCGAACGTCGCCAAGGCCACCGCCCTGCTCGCCGCCCGCGGCGTCGCGGTCGTCGCCTCGCCCGAGGACGCCCCGCTCCCGTTCGCCGACGGGGCCTTCGACCTCGTCACGAGCCGGCACCCGGTGCGGGCCCACTGGCCGGAGATCTCCCGCGTGCTCCGGCCCGGCGGCACGTACTTCGCCCAGCACGTCGGTCCCCACAGCGTCTTCGAGCTGGTCGAGTACTTCCTGGGGTCCCAGCCCGACGAGGTCCGCAGCGGCCGCCACCCCGACCGGGAACGCGCCGACGCCGAGGCCGCCGGCCTGGAGATCGTCGACCTGCGCGCCGAGGAACTCCGCATGGAGTTCCACGACATCGCAGCCGTCGTGCACTTTCTGCGGAAGGTGGTGTGGATGGTCCCCGGCTTCACCGTCGAGGCGTACCGGCCGCACCTGCGCGCCCTGCACGAGCGGATCGAGTCCGAGGGCCCCTTCGTCGCGCACAGCACCCGCCACCTCTTCGAGGCCCGCAAGCCCGGCTTCTGA
- a CDS encoding type II secretion system F family protein has translation MDLQTRITLTTGVALLTCALAVAGVHVHAAGRAQRQALVERLTSAGQITGGGRRRRFADLDRRLRRTKLGKRLELRLVATGLDVTPGEFFVYMLATVAGLWLVGQATLAPFFGPIAGLLGIWAAWQFLNWQRQKRIERFINQLPELARILANAAHAGLALRTAIGLAAEELEAPAGEELAKVSNQLALGASMDDALGELAERLPSRELVVLVTTLVLSNRAGGQVVSALRNLTETLEERKETRREVRTQLSQVSMTSYAVPALGIGSLFLMNGVKDGALDRMTGSPVGQVAVLIAFGLYAVGFVLIRRLSRIDV, from the coding sequence ATGGACCTCCAGACCCGTATCACGCTCACGACCGGCGTCGCGCTGCTGACCTGCGCCCTGGCCGTGGCGGGCGTACACGTCCACGCCGCCGGCCGGGCCCAGCGCCAGGCCCTGGTCGAGCGTCTGACCTCCGCCGGCCAGATCACCGGAGGCGGGCGCCGGCGCCGCTTCGCCGACCTGGACCGCCGCCTGCGCCGCACGAAGCTGGGCAAACGGCTGGAGCTGCGGCTGGTGGCGACGGGCCTGGACGTCACGCCGGGCGAGTTCTTCGTCTACATGCTGGCGACGGTCGCGGGCCTGTGGCTGGTCGGCCAGGCGACCCTGGCCCCCTTCTTCGGCCCGATCGCGGGCCTGCTGGGCATCTGGGCTGCGTGGCAGTTCCTGAACTGGCAACGCCAGAAGCGCATCGAGCGGTTCATCAACCAACTCCCCGAACTGGCCCGCATCCTGGCGAACGCCGCCCACGCGGGCCTCGCCCTGCGCACCGCCATCGGCCTGGCCGCGGAGGAGCTGGAGGCCCCGGCGGGCGAGGAACTGGCCAAGGTCTCCAACCAGTTGGCGCTGGGCGCCTCGATGGACGACGCCCTCGGCGAGCTCGCGGAACGCCTCCCGTCCCGCGAACTGGTCGTCCTGGTCACCACGCTGGTCCTGTCCAACCGGGCCGGCGGCCAGGTGGTGAGCGCCCTGCGGAACCTGACGGAGACCCTGGAGGAGCGCAAGGAGACGCGACGCGAGGTCCGTACGCAGCTGTCCCAGGTGAGTATGACGTCGTACGCCGTCCCGGCGCTGGGAATCGGGTCGCTGTTCCTGATGAACGGGGTGAAGGACGGGGCCCTGGACCGCATGACGGGCTCCCCGGTGGGCCAGGTGGCGGTGCTGATCGCGTTCGGACTGTATGCCGTGGGCTTCGTCCTGATCCGCCGCCTCTCGCGGATCGACGTCTGA
- a CDS encoding response regulator transcription factor yields the protein MNTPLRLVVADDNPVVRAGLTALLSTHVDITVVAEAANGQEAQEAARRHRPDVILLDVRMPGTDGITALPHLVGIAPVMMLTYSGESETVREALRLGAAGYLVHGEFTTDELVAAVRDIERGGGSAEPRLTATAAASLAQANAELPTGTGNSAEPLSQVQPTVGQSSSYRSRFRLSRREAEIMDLIASGMNNQQIAAACFISEKTVKNHINRIFAKLHSSSRGEAAAKWLGTAPGSHPGRG from the coding sequence ATGAACACCCCCCTCCGGCTAGTGGTGGCAGACGACAACCCGGTGGTCCGGGCGGGCCTGACGGCTCTCCTCTCCACCCACGTGGACATAACGGTGGTGGCCGAGGCGGCGAACGGCCAGGAGGCCCAGGAAGCGGCCCGCCGCCACCGCCCCGACGTGATCCTCCTGGACGTCCGCATGCCCGGCACGGACGGCATCACGGCCCTCCCGCACCTGGTCGGCATCGCCCCGGTGATGATGCTGACCTACAGCGGGGAGTCGGAGACGGTCCGCGAAGCCCTGCGCCTCGGCGCCGCCGGCTATCTGGTCCACGGTGAGTTCACGACGGACGAACTGGTGGCGGCCGTGCGGGACATCGAGCGGGGCGGAGGGTCGGCGGAGCCCAGGCTCACCGCCACGGCAGCGGCTTCACTCGCGCAAGCAAACGCCGAACTCCCAACAGGGACAGGGAATTCTGCGGAACCGCTTTCGCAAGTGCAACCAACTGTGGGACAGTCGTCGTCGTATCGGTCACGGTTCCGGCTGAGCAGGAGGGAGGCGGAGATCATGGACCTCATCGCATCCGGCATGAACAACCAGCAGATCGCCGCCGCCTGCTTCATCAGCGAGAAGACGGTCAAGAACCACATCAACCGCATCTTCGCCAAACTCCACAGCAGCAGTCGCGGGGAGGCCGCGGCCAAGTGGCTGGGTACGGCGCCGGGTTCACACCCAGGACGGGGATGA
- a CDS encoding OmpA family protein: MTRTPRLPLTLTAATLMVATTLLGATTADAADDPSVPPGTEATATAPVEVDANDPDLKLPEGATLAEAKVLDIKQVVEDQAGEERREDTNSDVKFALQAEVLFPKDSAKLTGEAKARISEIAEEIKTQNATRIRVFGFTDNLGSSAHGDVLSRKRANAVQGVLESELTDSTVTYEVRGYGEQYPISSNATESGRKKNRRVEVSFPRTDN; the protein is encoded by the coding sequence ATGACTCGCACCCCCCGCCTCCCCCTCACCCTCACCGCAGCCACCCTCATGGTCGCCACCACCCTCCTCGGCGCCACAACAGCCGACGCCGCCGACGACCCCAGCGTCCCCCCGGGCACCGAAGCCACGGCCACCGCCCCCGTGGAGGTGGACGCCAACGACCCCGACCTCAAGCTCCCCGAAGGGGCGACGCTCGCCGAGGCCAAGGTGCTGGACATCAAGCAGGTGGTCGAGGACCAGGCCGGCGAGGAACGCCGGGAGGACACGAACTCGGACGTGAAGTTCGCGCTGCAGGCCGAGGTCCTCTTCCCCAAGGACAGCGCGAAGCTGACCGGTGAGGCGAAGGCCCGTATCTCGGAGATCGCCGAGGAGATCAAGACCCAGAACGCCACCCGCATCCGCGTCTTCGGCTTCACCGACAACCTGGGCTCCTCCGCCCACGGCGACGTCCTGTCCAGGAAGCGCGCGAACGCCGTACAGGGCGTCCTGGAGTCGGAGCTGACCGACTCCACGGTCACCTACGAGGTACGCGGCTACGGCGAGCAGTACCCGATCTCCTCGAACGCGACGGAGTCGGGCCGCAAGAAGAACCGACGGGTGGAGGTGTCCTTCCCGCGCACGGACAACTGA
- a CDS encoding LLM class flavin-dependent oxidoreductase, giving the protein MTGLGAIFRPQLAPERLRSVARIADEAGLEELWLWEDCFREGGISTAAAALAWTERVKVGIGLLPVPLRNVAITAMEAASLHRMFPGRPILALGHGVQDWMGQVGARAESPVTLLREHLVALRALLGGETVTTEGRYVKLDGVALDWPPAEPVPVIAGVTGPRSLRLAGEAADGTLLTASTSPEGVRKARHLIEEGRDAAGRTGDEPHQVVVYLLTATGPDGPARLKAELEAEGDGAVPGLGVAGDAGTVAKAVQRLADAGADTVVLQPTGDEPDPEGFVRFAAEEVRPLVP; this is encoded by the coding sequence ATGACCGGACTAGGCGCAATCTTCCGCCCCCAACTCGCCCCCGAGCGACTCCGTTCCGTCGCCCGCATCGCGGACGAGGCAGGTCTCGAAGAGCTCTGGCTCTGGGAGGACTGCTTCCGGGAGGGCGGGATCTCCACCGCGGCGGCCGCGCTCGCCTGGACCGAGCGGGTCAAGGTCGGCATCGGGCTGCTGCCCGTCCCGTTGCGGAACGTCGCCATCACCGCCATGGAAGCCGCCTCGCTGCACCGGATGTTCCCCGGACGGCCGATCCTCGCCCTCGGACACGGTGTGCAGGACTGGATGGGGCAGGTCGGGGCTCGGGCCGAGTCGCCGGTGACGCTGTTGCGCGAGCATCTCGTCGCCCTGCGCGCCCTGCTCGGCGGGGAGACGGTCACCACCGAGGGGCGGTACGTCAAGCTCGACGGCGTCGCCCTCGACTGGCCGCCCGCCGAGCCGGTGCCCGTCATCGCCGGCGTCACCGGGCCCCGCTCGCTGCGGCTCGCCGGTGAGGCGGCCGACGGGACGCTGCTCACCGCCTCGACCTCGCCCGAGGGAGTGAGGAAGGCGCGGCACCTCATCGAGGAGGGGAGGGACGCGGCGGGCCGTACCGGCGACGAGCCGCACCAGGTCGTCGTCTACCTCCTGACCGCCACCGGCCCCGACGGGCCCGCCCGGCTCAAGGCCGAGCTCGAAGCCGAGGGGGACGGCGCCGTCCCCGGTCTCGGCGTCGCCGGAGACGCCGGCACCGTCGCGAAGGCCGTCCAGCGGCTCGCGGACGCCGGTGCGGACACCGTGGTCCTGCAGCCGACCGGGGACGAGCCCGACCCGGAGGGGTTCGTGCGGTTCGCGGCGGAGGAAGTGCGGCCGTTGGTGCCGTGA
- a CDS encoding pilus assembly protein TadG-related protein — protein MIRRRTFGDAGQAFPIYITVVGGLLFLAFAYLAVGQAAANRNGAQTAADAAALAAAQESRDQLAGNWLEVVGDPTKWQEILDGDTELVDGCWRAYELAAQNDADVQGCGSAEPLGYTVDVETNKSVGDSIVPGTEDFKSTASATAVIEPRCTFDLPGEGGDDGDGNDTLPLPQLTCDDTDWDVDPEDPTTLPAPEDLFDVHLADSQANDE, from the coding sequence ATGATCCGGCGCCGTACCTTCGGCGATGCTGGGCAGGCCTTCCCCATCTACATCACGGTGGTGGGGGGCCTGCTCTTTCTCGCGTTCGCCTACCTTGCGGTCGGCCAGGCCGCGGCGAATCGGAACGGCGCCCAAACGGCCGCCGATGCGGCGGCGCTGGCGGCAGCGCAGGAGTCCCGGGACCAACTCGCGGGGAACTGGCTGGAGGTCGTGGGCGATCCGACAAAGTGGCAGGAAATCCTTGACGGCGACACTGAACTGGTCGACGGATGCTGGCGGGCCTACGAACTGGCGGCCCAGAACGACGCCGACGTCCAAGGCTGTGGGTCGGCAGAGCCGTTGGGCTACACGGTGGATGTCGAAACCAACAAGTCCGTCGGCGACTCCATCGTCCCCGGCACGGAGGACTTCAAGTCGACGGCGTCAGCCACTGCCGTGATCGAGCCTCGCTGCACGTTCGATCTCCCCGGAGAGGGCGGCGACGACGGTGACGGGAACGACACACTGCCGCTGCCACAACTCACGTGCGACGACACGGACTGGGACGTGGACCCGGAGGACCCGACCACTCTTCCGGCCCCCGAGGACCTCTTCGACGTCCATCTGGCCGACTCACAAGCGAACGACGAGTGA
- a CDS encoding DinB family protein: protein MTNSTYTAGEKETLRASLDHHRDAVLWKLEGLDDEQLRRPMTPSGTSLLGLVKHLGSVEYGWFVSTFGGEVEPLWFDPYSAEDMAADQGETTQQIVEFYGRARAAADHVIAERPLTDLGQPAWRGEAVSLRWVLVHMIEETARHTGHMDIVRELIDGATGDQRPA from the coding sequence ATGACGAACTCGACGTACACGGCAGGCGAGAAGGAAACACTCCGGGCGAGCCTCGACCACCACCGGGACGCTGTGCTGTGGAAGCTGGAGGGCCTGGACGACGAGCAGCTGCGCCGCCCGATGACCCCCTCCGGCACGAGCCTGCTGGGCCTGGTCAAACACCTCGGCTCGGTGGAGTACGGCTGGTTCGTCTCGACCTTCGGCGGCGAGGTCGAACCCCTGTGGTTCGACCCCTACAGCGCCGAGGACATGGCGGCCGACCAGGGCGAGACGACACAGCAGATCGTCGAGTTCTACGGCCGTGCGCGCGCCGCCGCCGACCACGTGATCGCCGAGCGACCGCTGACGGACCTGGGGCAGCCGGCGTGGCGGGGCGAGGCAGTGTCGCTGCGGTGGGTGCTGGTCCACATGATCGAGGAGACGGCACGGCACACGGGCCACATGGACATCGTGCGGGAGCTGATCGACGGGGCGACGGGGGATCAGCGGCCGGCGTGA